One Rossellomorea aquimaris DNA window includes the following coding sequences:
- a CDS encoding dihydroorotate dehydrogenase electron transfer subunit — translation MIVNEKMVVLSHERIAENIFELVLQGKLVSEIKAPGQFVHIKVGTGIDPLLRRPISIASHNHEELTMTLIYRAEGIGTTLLSQTKNSEIIDVLGPLGNGFSVESDSKAALLVGGGIGVPPLYGLSKMLVENGWTVKHILGFQTESVSFYEDRFRELGDTFVATVDGTLGTTGFVTDVIREKSPAFDVFYSCGPTPMLKALQSQLGDRRGFISLEERMGCGIGACFACVCHKKDDPQGSSYVKVCSDGPVFPVGVVLL, via the coding sequence ATGATCGTAAATGAAAAGATGGTTGTGCTTTCTCATGAAAGAATCGCTGAGAACATCTTTGAATTAGTTCTACAAGGGAAATTGGTGAGCGAGATCAAGGCGCCTGGACAATTTGTCCATATAAAAGTCGGAACGGGAATCGACCCTTTACTGAGGAGGCCGATTTCCATCGCCTCCCATAATCACGAAGAACTCACCATGACCTTGATCTACCGAGCTGAAGGGATAGGGACAACACTTCTTTCTCAAACAAAAAATAGTGAGATAATAGATGTTTTAGGACCTCTTGGAAATGGGTTCTCAGTGGAAAGTGACAGTAAGGCCGCGTTGTTAGTAGGTGGAGGAATTGGAGTTCCTCCCCTCTACGGTCTTTCTAAAATGCTGGTGGAAAACGGCTGGACAGTGAAGCACATCCTCGGTTTTCAAACTGAATCCGTGAGCTTCTATGAAGACAGGTTCAGGGAATTGGGTGATACCTTTGTCGCCACAGTGGACGGAACCCTCGGAACTACGGGGTTTGTAACAGACGTTATTCGAGAAAAATCACCGGCCTTTGATGTGTTTTATTCCTGTGGTCCGACACCGATGTTAAAAGCACTTCAATCCCAATTGGGTGACAGACGCGGATTCATTTCTTTAGAAGAGCGCATGGGGTGCGGAATTGGTGCTTGCTTCGCATGTGTTTGTCACAAAAAGGATGATCCACAAGGGTCAAGCTACGTTAAGGTTTGCAGTGACGGACCTGTATTTCCAGTAGGGGTGGTGCTTTTATGA
- a CDS encoding dihydroorotate dehydrogenase, which yields MKSLQIELPGLSLKNPVMPASGCFGFGREYSQFYDLSELGAIMIKATTEEARFGNPTPRVAETNAGMLNAIGLQNPGLSGVMENELPWLSQYDVPIIANVAGSQMEDYVEVARVISTAENVKALELNISCPNVKTGGIAFGTIPEVAKELTERVKKVSQVPLYVKLSPNVSNIVEMAKAVEAGGADGLTMINTLLGMRLDRKTGKPILANKTGGLSGPAIKPVAIRMIYEVSQQVDLPIIGMGGIQSAEDVIEYFYAGASAVAVGTANFVDPFVCQRIINDLPPLLDELEVDHISQLTGRSWGKHESKAVYSS from the coding sequence ATGAAATCATTACAAATTGAATTACCCGGATTATCATTAAAAAACCCGGTCATGCCGGCTTCAGGGTGTTTTGGCTTCGGTAGAGAATACAGTCAATTCTATGATTTAAGCGAGCTCGGGGCGATTATGATCAAAGCGACTACGGAAGAAGCGCGCTTTGGAAATCCGACTCCCCGGGTTGCAGAGACGAATGCGGGTATGCTGAACGCGATCGGGTTACAAAATCCCGGACTCTCAGGTGTGATGGAAAACGAACTTCCATGGCTTTCCCAGTACGATGTACCGATCATTGCTAATGTAGCGGGGTCTCAGATGGAGGATTACGTGGAAGTGGCAAGAGTCATCTCAACCGCAGAAAATGTTAAGGCCCTTGAACTGAATATTTCCTGTCCAAATGTAAAAACAGGTGGGATAGCCTTTGGTACCATCCCCGAAGTGGCAAAAGAATTGACTGAGAGAGTAAAAAAAGTCTCGCAGGTCCCTCTTTATGTAAAGTTATCACCGAATGTCTCCAATATTGTCGAGATGGCTAAGGCTGTTGAAGCAGGGGGAGCAGACGGCCTGACAATGATCAATACACTCCTCGGGATGAGACTTGACAGGAAAACTGGAAAGCCGATCCTGGCAAATAAAACCGGGGGATTATCCGGACCAGCCATTAAACCGGTCGCGATCCGCATGATTTATGAAGTAAGTCAACAGGTGGATCTTCCGATTATCGGGATGGGTGGAATTCAATCGGCTGAAGATGTGATTGAGTACTTTTACGCTGGCGCAAGTGCTGTCGCGGTAGGCACAGCGAACTTCGTTGATCCCTTCGTGTGTCAGCGTATCATAAATGATTTACCACCTTTACTTGATGAACTGGAAGTGGACCATATATCCCAATTGACCGGAAGGAGCTGGGGGAAGCATGAATCAAAAGCCGTTTATAGCTCTTGA
- the pyrF gene encoding orotidine-5'-phosphate decarboxylase: protein MNQKPFIALDFPTWEKTSIFLDQFSESLNVKVGMELYLQNGPVMIEKILNKNHRIFLDLKLHDIPNTVYGAMKGLAGFDLDLINVHAAGGGMMMEKALEGLHAGTPANQSLTKLIAVTQLTSTTEEQMQEEQLIPKTINESVLHYAKLAKMAGLDGVVCSPHESSLIKEHCGEDFIRVTPGIRLTDDQKGDQKRVTTPRMAKEMGSSYIVVGRSITGASNPVEAYERIVHEWECL from the coding sequence ATGAATCAAAAGCCGTTTATAGCTCTTGATTTCCCAACATGGGAGAAGACATCAATCTTCTTAGATCAATTTTCAGAAAGTCTAAATGTAAAAGTCGGTATGGAGCTATACCTACAAAATGGACCGGTTATGATCGAAAAGATTTTAAATAAAAATCATCGTATTTTCCTGGATTTGAAGCTGCATGACATTCCTAATACAGTATACGGCGCCATGAAGGGACTTGCCGGGTTCGACCTTGACCTGATCAATGTACATGCTGCAGGTGGCGGTATGATGATGGAAAAGGCGTTAGAGGGTTTACATGCCGGCACCCCTGCTAATCAATCACTCACAAAATTGATTGCCGTCACTCAATTAACATCAACAACGGAAGAACAAATGCAGGAAGAGCAACTAATACCTAAAACAATCAATGAGTCTGTCTTACATTATGCCAAACTGGCAAAAATGGCAGGTCTTGATGGAGTGGTATGTTCTCCTCACGAATCCTCACTTATAAAAGAACATTGTGGTGAAGATTTTATTCGGGTCACTCCGGGGATCAGGTTAACAGATGATCAAAAAGGAGACCAAAAAAGAGTCACCACACCACGTATGGCAAAAGAAATGGGGTCTTCCTATATTGTCGTGGGAAGAAGTATTACTGGAGCAAGTAACCCGGTTGAAGCATATGAACGAATCGTACATGAATGGGAGTGCCTCTGA
- the pyrE gene encoding orotate phosphoribosyltransferase: MKQEIAKKLLDIEAVFLNPSEPFTWSSGIKSPIYCDNRLTLSYPTVRDEISTGLVEIIKEQFPDVEVIAGTATAGIPHAAWVSEKLNLPMCYVRSKAKAHGKGKQIEGKAAPGQKVVVVEDLISTGGSCITAVKALREAGCDVLGVAAIFTYELEKGKSMLEEHDIKAYALSDYSSLLDVALQSSIIREEELEQLKLWSENPETWGS; encoded by the coding sequence ATGAAACAAGAAATCGCCAAAAAACTATTAGACATCGAAGCTGTATTTTTAAACCCGTCGGAGCCATTTACATGGTCATCGGGAATAAAGTCCCCAATCTATTGTGATAATCGACTGACCTTATCTTACCCTACAGTAAGGGATGAAATCTCTACGGGTCTAGTTGAGATTATTAAAGAGCAGTTCCCGGATGTGGAAGTCATTGCAGGAACTGCAACAGCTGGAATTCCCCATGCTGCATGGGTAAGTGAAAAACTAAACCTGCCGATGTGTTATGTTCGCTCTAAAGCGAAAGCTCACGGAAAAGGAAAGCAGATTGAAGGGAAAGCTGCTCCTGGTCAAAAAGTGGTAGTGGTTGAAGATCTCATCTCTACAGGCGGCAGCTGTATCACAGCTGTAAAAGCCTTAAGAGAAGCGGGCTGTGACGTATTAGGGGTGGCTGCCATTTTCACCTACGAGTTAGAAAAAGGGAAAAGCATGCTTGAAGAACACGATATTAAGGCATATGCTCTATCCGATTATTCAAGTTTATTGGATGTAGCGCTTCAAAGCTCGATCATTCGGGAAGAAGAATTGGAACAATTGAAGCTTTGGAGTGAAAATCCGGAGACATGGGGCAGTTAA
- a CDS encoding NFACT RNA binding domain-containing protein — MSFDGLFTRSMTKELNENLLYGRINKIHQPYKNEIIMIIRANGKNHKVLLSAHPSYSRVQITNENYENPSVPPMFCMLLRKHLEGYIVEGIKQVELDRMIIIEVKGRNEIGDISYKQLIIEVMGRHSNIILVDKERNMILDSIKHISPSMNTHRTVLPGHTYVLPPQQNKINPLNATSEDVLRALDFNSGKLDKQIVQAFAGISPLYAKEVVHRAGIGNQSTIAESFLEVIQHAKSNDSTPTLISGEKEWFYWMDLEHLQGEKQTFPSLSELLDRFFYQKAARERVKQQGNDLERFIRNERDKNINKIEKLKQTLDDAQQADRYQLLGELLTSNLYAVERGMTEVSVVNYYDENGESVMIPLNPQKSPSENAQNYFSRYQKAKNAVKIVHEQIEKADEEIVYLEQLLQQLESASTKDVEEIREELEEEGYLRVRKQTKKKKANVKPVLETYTSSDGTQILVGKNNKQNDYLTNRVAGKEEIWLHTKDIPGSHVVIKSQNPSEQTIKEAAKIAAYFSKARESSSVPVDFTEVKQVKKPKGAKPGFVIYEGQQTVYVTPDLDLVRSLKN; from the coding sequence ATGTCATTTGATGGATTATTTACTAGAAGCATGACGAAAGAATTGAACGAGAACTTATTGTACGGACGCATCAACAAAATACATCAGCCTTATAAAAATGAAATCATCATGATCATCCGGGCGAATGGAAAAAATCACAAAGTTCTATTATCCGCCCACCCCAGTTATTCAAGGGTACAAATTACAAATGAAAACTATGAAAATCCTTCTGTCCCTCCCATGTTCTGTATGCTCCTGCGAAAGCACCTGGAAGGGTATATTGTCGAGGGGATCAAACAGGTTGAACTGGATCGGATGATTATAATTGAAGTGAAGGGCAGAAATGAAATCGGCGATATTTCATACAAACAATTAATCATCGAAGTAATGGGCCGCCATAGTAACATCATTCTAGTTGATAAAGAACGAAATATGATTCTGGATAGCATCAAGCATATATCACCAAGCATGAATACACACCGTACTGTTTTGCCTGGTCATACGTATGTTTTACCACCGCAACAAAATAAAATAAATCCACTTAATGCTACCAGTGAAGATGTTCTGAGAGCACTGGACTTTAACTCCGGCAAACTGGATAAGCAGATTGTCCAAGCTTTTGCAGGTATTTCTCCTCTTTATGCGAAAGAAGTTGTTCACCGTGCAGGAATCGGAAACCAGTCTACGATCGCTGAATCATTCTTAGAAGTGATTCAACATGCAAAATCGAATGACTCCACACCAACCCTCATTAGTGGAGAGAAGGAATGGTTTTACTGGATGGACCTGGAACACCTGCAAGGAGAGAAACAAACTTTTCCTTCGTTAAGTGAATTATTGGACCGATTCTTCTATCAGAAGGCCGCACGAGAACGGGTGAAGCAACAAGGAAACGACTTAGAACGATTCATCCGAAACGAACGGGATAAAAATATAAATAAAATTGAAAAATTAAAGCAAACGTTGGACGATGCCCAGCAGGCAGATCGATATCAATTGCTTGGTGAACTCCTTACGTCGAATTTATATGCGGTTGAACGAGGAATGACTGAGGTTAGCGTGGTAAATTATTATGATGAAAACGGGGAAAGTGTCATGATCCCCCTCAACCCTCAAAAGTCTCCATCAGAAAATGCCCAAAACTATTTTTCACGCTATCAAAAAGCAAAGAATGCCGTGAAAATCGTTCATGAACAAATTGAAAAAGCCGACGAAGAGATTGTCTACTTAGAACAATTACTTCAACAATTAGAATCGGCATCAACAAAAGACGTTGAAGAAATCAGAGAAGAACTGGAAGAAGAAGGCTACCTGAGGGTCCGTAAGCAAACGAAAAAGAAAAAGGCCAATGTGAAACCTGTTCTGGAAACCTACACTTCCAGCGACGGCACACAAATCTTGGTAGGAAAAAACAATAAACAAAATGATTATTTAACCAACAGAGTAGCAGGGAAAGAAGAGATATGGCTTCATACGAAAGATATTCCAGGCTCTCACGTTGTAATCAAGAGTCAGAATCCTTCTGAACAGACAATCAAGGAAGCAGCTAAAATTGCTGCCTACTTTAGTAAAGCACGGGAATCAAGCTCCGTGCCTGTTGATTTCACTGAAGTCAAACAGGTAAAGAAACCAAAAGGGGCCAAGCCGGGCTTTGTCATTTATGAAGGACAGCAAACGGTATATGTGACACCTGATTTGGATTTGGTCCGTTCGTTGAAGAATTGA
- a CDS encoding cation-translocating P-type ATPase: protein MKFHEMRQEDIEQSLNTNYQEGLTTDDVAKRRKQFGYNQLEEAEKQSALLLFFSQFKDFMVLVLLAATLISGLLGEYIDAIAIIAIVLINGFLGFFQERKAERSLQALKELSAPQVSVLRDGKWVKVVSKDVIIGDIIRFGSGDRIGADVRLIETNNLEIEESALTGESVPVTKSTNPVIGENMSLGDLENMAFMGTMVTRGNGIGVVTSIGMKTAMGQIADMIQKAETMITPLQRKLEELGKILISVALVLTALVVGIGVIQGHDMYTMFLAGVSLAVAAIPEGLPAIVTVALSLGVQRMIKKKAIVRKLPAVETLGCASVICSDKTGTLTQNKMTVTHLWSGGRTWTVTGTGYEPDGQFYSGEQRVTPHSENALQQLLTFGMLCNHAELVTREENFVVDGDPTEGALLVAGLKAGLSRESLQKKFTIVKEFPFDSTRKMMSMIVVDQNGKHFSVTKGAPDVLVGKSESILWEGRLQYKSAEISQKVEEAISEMSSNALRNIAIAYKPLNERSIEGIKENDIEEGVTFIGLQGMIDPPRPEVKQAVKECRAAGIKTVMITGDHILTAKAIAKQLGILKNKDRVLDGKALNQMEVHELEEIVEEVSVFARVSPEHKLKIVKALQNRGHVVAMTGDGVNDAPAIKSSDIGVAMGITGTDVAKESSSLVLLDDNFATIKSAIQEGRNIYENIRKFIRYLLASNVGEILVMLFAMILALPLPLVPIQILWVNLVTDGLPAMALGLDKPEDDVMKRKPRHPKEGVFARGLGWKVVSRGFLIGGVTLLAFMLSYKTHPDHLAYAQTVAFATLVMAQLIHVFDCRSEVSVFSRNPFGNMYLVWAVLSSLVLMLLVIYIPSLQPIFHTVPIVLKDWFLIIGLSSVPTFLLAGSFFARKKQ, encoded by the coding sequence ATGAAATTTCATGAGATGAGACAAGAGGACATAGAGCAGTCATTAAATACCAATTATCAAGAGGGTCTTACAACAGATGACGTAGCAAAAAGACGGAAACAATTTGGGTACAATCAATTGGAGGAAGCTGAGAAGCAGTCAGCTCTGTTATTATTTTTCAGTCAATTTAAGGACTTTATGGTTCTTGTGTTATTGGCAGCCACACTCATTTCAGGATTACTGGGAGAATACATCGATGCGATTGCCATCATAGCCATTGTGTTAATAAACGGTTTCTTAGGTTTTTTTCAAGAGCGTAAAGCAGAGAGGTCCCTGCAGGCTTTAAAGGAACTTTCAGCACCACAGGTTTCGGTGTTGAGAGATGGCAAGTGGGTGAAAGTTGTTTCTAAAGACGTCATTATCGGTGATATCATCCGCTTTGGAAGCGGGGATCGGATCGGGGCAGATGTGCGCCTCATTGAAACGAATAATCTGGAAATAGAGGAATCTGCTTTAACAGGGGAATCTGTACCTGTTACAAAATCGACGAACCCTGTCATTGGTGAAAACATGAGTCTCGGAGACTTAGAGAATATGGCTTTTATGGGGACGATGGTCACTAGGGGTAATGGTATTGGTGTTGTTACTTCGATCGGAATGAAGACAGCCATGGGACAAATCGCTGATATGATTCAAAAAGCTGAAACGATGATAACCCCACTTCAAAGAAAACTTGAAGAATTAGGAAAAATACTGATTTCCGTTGCCCTCGTGTTAACGGCATTGGTCGTAGGAATCGGTGTGATCCAGGGCCACGATATGTACACGATGTTCTTAGCTGGGGTTTCTTTGGCAGTTGCGGCCATTCCAGAAGGCTTACCTGCCATTGTAACCGTTGCCCTTTCCCTCGGCGTTCAGCGAATGATCAAGAAGAAAGCGATCGTCCGAAAGCTGCCGGCTGTTGAAACATTAGGCTGTGCATCGGTTATTTGCTCAGATAAAACAGGAACTCTGACTCAAAATAAAATGACGGTAACACATCTCTGGAGTGGGGGCAGAACGTGGACGGTAACGGGAACCGGGTATGAACCGGATGGCCAATTTTACAGCGGAGAACAGAGGGTAACACCTCACAGTGAAAATGCTCTTCAACAATTATTAACCTTTGGCATGCTATGCAATCATGCGGAACTCGTAACACGTGAAGAAAACTTTGTAGTTGATGGGGATCCTACAGAAGGGGCTCTTCTAGTGGCGGGGTTGAAAGCTGGACTGAGCCGGGAATCTTTGCAGAAGAAATTTACGATAGTAAAAGAATTCCCCTTTGATTCTACTAGAAAGATGATGAGTATGATCGTTGTCGACCAAAACGGGAAACACTTCTCTGTAACGAAAGGTGCTCCCGACGTTTTAGTCGGCAAAAGCGAATCCATCTTGTGGGAAGGAAGACTTCAATATAAATCAGCTGAAATATCCCAAAAAGTAGAAGAGGCAATCAGTGAAATGTCGTCCAATGCTCTTCGAAACATTGCGATTGCTTATAAACCGCTCAATGAAAGGTCCATAGAAGGGATTAAGGAAAATGACATTGAGGAAGGAGTAACCTTCATTGGCTTACAAGGTATGATTGATCCTCCCAGACCTGAAGTGAAGCAGGCAGTGAAAGAGTGTCGCGCAGCCGGCATTAAGACGGTGATGATTACAGGGGATCATATCTTAACAGCTAAAGCGATTGCCAAACAACTAGGAATCTTAAAAAACAAAGATCGTGTTCTGGATGGAAAAGCCTTGAATCAAATGGAAGTACATGAACTGGAAGAAATCGTTGAAGAAGTTTCAGTTTTTGCACGTGTTTCTCCTGAGCATAAATTAAAAATCGTCAAAGCCCTGCAAAACAGGGGACATGTGGTGGCGATGACCGGGGATGGAGTCAATGACGCTCCGGCCATAAAATCTTCGGATATTGGAGTAGCCATGGGAATTACCGGGACAGATGTAGCCAAGGAATCTTCTTCACTTGTCCTGTTGGATGATAACTTTGCAACGATTAAATCAGCAATCCAGGAAGGCAGAAACATCTATGAAAACATCAGAAAGTTTATTCGGTACCTGCTGGCATCGAATGTAGGGGAAATTCTCGTCATGCTATTTGCCATGATCCTGGCCCTTCCACTTCCATTGGTGCCGATTCAGATTCTTTGGGTGAACCTTGTGACAGATGGACTTCCTGCCATGGCACTTGGTCTCGATAAACCAGAAGATGATGTCATGAAGAGAAAACCAAGGCATCCAAAGGAAGGCGTGTTTGCCAGAGGTTTAGGCTGGAAGGTAGTTTCAAGAGGCTTCTTAATCGGAGGTGTCACTCTACTTGCTTTTATGTTGTCGTATAAGACTCACCCCGATCACTTGGCGTATGCGCAAACCGTTGCCTTTGCTACATTGGTTATGGCACAGCTCATTCATGTGTTTGACTGTCGAAGTGAAGTTTCTGTATTTTCAAGGAACCCCTTCGGAAACATGTATCTTGTGTGGGCCGTGTTATCTTCACTCGTATTGATGCTTCTCGTGATATACATCCCATCCTTGCAGCCGATCTTCCATACAGTACCGATCGTGTTAAAGGATTGGTTCTTGATCATTGGTTTAAGCTCGGTTCCAACGTTTTTACTGGCGGGATCATTTTTTGCAAGAAAAAAACAGTGA
- a CDS encoding YicC/YloC family endoribonuclease: MVVSMTGFGRSKVDSEQHTVTVEMKSVNHRFSECFIRMPRQLMKLEDKIKKQVSQSVKRGKVDIFITITGDGLVHKNLHIDWKLIQDYYQLVNKVKETFSLKDELQLSHLLNREEFVMIEEMEEENEELEQLVLRAVEQAAHDLRQMREKEGELLKKDFLTHLNHFEAKIGELTDHAPQVVNQYRERLRKRILEYNETSFDESRLLTEVAIFADKSDITEELTRLESHIQYFDSSLTSEGPVGRKLDFMIQEMNREVNTIGSKANDSFIATIVVELKSTLEKLREQVQNVE; the protein is encoded by the coding sequence ATGGTTGTCAGTATGACAGGCTTTGGAAGAAGCAAAGTAGACTCTGAACAACATACTGTAACGGTTGAAATGAAATCCGTTAATCACAGGTTTAGTGAATGTTTCATAAGGATGCCCCGACAATTAATGAAACTTGAGGATAAAATTAAAAAACAAGTATCCCAGTCCGTTAAGAGAGGGAAAGTGGATATTTTCATCACCATTACAGGCGATGGCTTAGTACATAAAAACCTACATATTGACTGGAAGCTCATTCAAGATTATTATCAGTTAGTAAATAAAGTGAAAGAAACCTTCTCCTTAAAAGATGAACTGCAATTATCCCACCTCTTAAACAGAGAAGAATTTGTGATGATCGAAGAAATGGAAGAGGAAAACGAAGAGCTTGAGCAGTTGGTGTTAAGAGCTGTAGAACAAGCGGCACATGACCTTAGACAAATGCGTGAAAAAGAAGGAGAGCTCCTCAAGAAAGATTTTCTCACTCATCTCAATCATTTTGAGGCCAAAATCGGTGAACTTACCGATCATGCTCCACAAGTGGTCAATCAGTATAGAGAACGGTTAAGAAAAAGGATTCTTGAATACAATGAAACTTCCTTCGATGAAAGTCGTTTGCTTACTGAAGTTGCCATCTTTGCTGATAAATCGGATATTACCGAAGAACTGACGAGATTAGAAAGTCATATTCAGTACTTTGATTCCTCATTGACCAGTGAAGGACCTGTAGGCAGGAAGCTGGATTTCATGATCCAGGAAATGAACCGGGAAGTGAACACGATTGGTTCGAAAGCAAACGATTCCTTCATTGCCACGATTGTTGTGGAACTGAAATCAACACTGGAGAAGCTAAGGGAACAAGTGCAAAATGTAGAATAA
- a CDS encoding DUF370 domain-containing protein — protein MSIKLINIGFGNIVSANRIISIVSPESAPIKRLIQDARDRGTLVDATYGRRTRAVIITDSDHVILSAVQPETVAHRLTDKEDIVEEGQGK, from the coding sequence ATGTCGATTAAGCTCATCAATATAGGGTTTGGAAATATTGTTTCAGCTAACCGGATCATCTCAATTGTAAGTCCCGAATCAGCACCGATCAAACGCCTGATTCAAGATGCAAGAGACCGGGGAACACTCGTTGATGCTACATACGGAAGAAGAACAAGGGCGGTTATTATTACGGATAGCGATCACGTTATTCTTTCAGCTGTTCAACCCGAAACCGTTGCTCATCGTTTAACTGATAAAGAGGATATAGTAGAAGAAGGGCAGGGTAAATAA
- the gmk gene encoding guanylate kinase encodes MKEKGLLIVLSGPSGVGKGTVRKAIFSQEDTKFEYSISMTTRNPREGEVDGVDYFFKSREEFEVLIEQGKLLEYAEFVGNYYGTPVDYVRETLDAGRDVFLEIEVQGAQQVRDKFPEGLFIFLAPPSLSELQNRLVTRGTETDDLIQGRMNTARKEIEMMNLYDYIVENDQIEHAVGKIKSIVQAEHCKRERVQQRYLNMLEAE; translated from the coding sequence ATGAAAGAAAAAGGATTGCTGATCGTTCTTTCCGGACCTTCAGGTGTAGGAAAAGGAACCGTTCGTAAAGCGATTTTTTCCCAAGAAGATACAAAGTTTGAATATTCCATCTCCATGACCACTCGTAATCCCCGGGAAGGAGAAGTGGATGGTGTAGATTATTTCTTTAAATCAAGAGAAGAGTTTGAAGTACTTATAGAGCAAGGTAAACTGCTGGAGTATGCAGAGTTCGTTGGAAACTATTATGGTACTCCTGTTGATTATGTTCGAGAAACACTTGATGCAGGAAGAGATGTTTTTCTTGAAATTGAAGTACAAGGTGCACAGCAGGTCAGGGATAAATTCCCTGAAGGTTTATTTATCTTCCTGGCACCCCCTAGTCTTTCTGAACTTCAAAATCGACTTGTAACAAGAGGAACCGAAACGGATGATTTGATCCAGGGTAGAATGAATACTGCAAGAAAAGAAATTGAAATGATGAATCTGTATGATTACATTGTTGAAAATGATCAAATTGAACATGCGGTAGGTAAGATTAAATCCATTGTTCAAGCAGAACACTGTAAACGGGAAAGAGTGCAACAACGATACTTAAATATGCTGGAGGCTGAATAA
- the rpoZ gene encoding DNA-directed RNA polymerase subunit omega, which yields MLNPSIDSLMKKIDSKYSLVSIAAKRARNLQDTGDYRLNQYESHKFVGKALEEIQAGQLSMKERDAKAVYADE from the coding sequence ATGTTAAACCCATCCATTGATTCATTAATGAAAAAGATCGATTCTAAATATTCGTTAGTCAGTATTGCTGCTAAGAGAGCAAGAAACCTGCAAGATACCGGGGATTATCGCTTGAACCAATATGAGTCTCATAAGTTTGTAGGTAAGGCTCTTGAAGAAATTCAGGCCGGTCAATTATCTATGAAAGAAAGAGATGCCAAAGCGGTTTATGCTGATGAATAA
- the coaBC gene encoding bifunctional phosphopantothenoylcysteine decarboxylase/phosphopantothenate--cysteine ligase CoaBC: MIKGKKILLCVSGGIAVYKAAALTSKLIQSGADVKVIMTESARKFVAPLTFQALSRRDVYWDTFDEKDSSKIAHIDLADWADLVLVAPATANIIGKLANGIADDMISTTILATRAKVWIAPAMNVHMYDNPAVKRNIDTLFEFGYRFVEPSEGYLACGYVGKGRLEEPEKVVELVDRYFSNRDSEGKILQGKRVVITAGPTREMVDPVRFFSNRSTGKMGYALAEAAVSLGADVVLISGPSQLPIPSGVEFVSVISAEDMYNAVHEAFPTADIVVKSAAVADYRPKETFEDKLKKKDGNLVIEFERTKDILMSLGERKEHQYLIGFAAETTNVYEYAKAKLEKKRANMIVANNVKETGSGFGTDTNKVSIVTIDGTIRELPLLSKVEVAKEIYKEAIRQIKKGSSHERS; this comes from the coding sequence ATGATCAAGGGGAAAAAAATACTATTATGTGTATCTGGTGGAATTGCTGTATATAAAGCGGCTGCATTAACGAGCAAGCTGATCCAAAGCGGTGCCGATGTGAAGGTCATCATGACAGAATCAGCACGAAAATTTGTGGCTCCACTTACTTTTCAGGCATTATCCCGTCGAGATGTATACTGGGATACCTTTGATGAAAAGGATTCGTCAAAGATCGCTCATATCGACTTGGCTGACTGGGCAGATCTTGTACTGGTTGCACCAGCCACTGCCAACATCATCGGGAAGCTCGCGAACGGAATTGCAGATGACATGATTTCAACAACCATTTTGGCAACGAGAGCAAAAGTATGGATTGCCCCAGCCATGAATGTACATATGTATGATAACCCAGCGGTGAAGAGGAATATCGATACCCTTTTTGAGTTTGGCTACCGATTTGTCGAACCAAGTGAAGGGTATTTAGCTTGTGGATACGTCGGAAAAGGAAGATTAGAAGAACCTGAGAAAGTAGTGGAATTGGTTGATCGCTACTTTTCTAATCGTGATAGCGAAGGGAAGATATTACAGGGGAAAAGAGTCGTCATAACTGCTGGACCGACAAGAGAAATGGTCGATCCCGTTCGTTTCTTCTCCAATCGCTCAACAGGGAAAATGGGTTACGCCCTTGCAGAGGCGGCCGTGTCTCTTGGGGCAGATGTAGTCTTGATTTCCGGACCGTCTCAATTACCCATTCCAAGTGGAGTTGAATTTGTCTCCGTCATAAGTGCTGAAGATATGTACAATGCTGTTCATGAAGCGTTTCCAACAGCGGATATCGTTGTGAAGAGCGCTGCAGTCGCTGATTATCGTCCGAAAGAAACCTTTGAGGATAAGCTGAAGAAAAAAGATGGGAATCTAGTGATTGAATTTGAACGTACAAAGGATATATTAATGAGTCTAGGTGAGCGAAAGGAACATCAGTATCTAATCGGATTTGCGGCCGAAACAACAAACGTTTACGAGTATGCGAAAGCAAAGCTTGAGAAAAAGCGGGCAAATATGATTGTTGCAAATAATGTGAAAGAAACAGGTTCAGGGTTTGGAACGGACACGAACAAAGTATCGATTGTAACAATTGACGGCACCATTCGAGAGCTGCCATTATTATCAAAGGTAGAGGTAGCCAAAGAAATCTATAAAGAAGCGATCCGGCAGATAAAGAAGGGCTCCTCCCATGAACGTAGCTAG